One stretch of Harmonia axyridis chromosome 1, icHarAxyr1.1, whole genome shotgun sequence DNA includes these proteins:
- the LOC123678413 gene encoding CD109 antigen has protein sequence MRILLIYGTLLVASRGRAQVTDSNYQFDPYNPNPPSNPGPPGPDRNGPPQPPPPPNYNPDPQFGGGGGPVQFPDQGNGGGGGVPYGGGQQFDQFGKTDQFGRPDYGGAPPQGPWDNGYNFDRDTATEIKEATYMAVASTLVRPGHLYRVSVTVLQEKQPMVVRASIQRNGVEMSADHKAVKEGIQETLLMRVPSTSDPGEYRLRLEGFYENVLGGSAFVNETKLIFSQRSKTIFIQIEKPFYKQGENVRFRTIPINTELKAYNDAIDVFMLDPSGHIMKRWLSRQSNLGTVSLDYQLSDQPVFGEWKIRIIAQGQTEESTFLVEEYYQTRFEVNVTMPAFFFNTDEYIEGVVMANYTSGGPVSGNLTLKAIIKPIAPIDVNQMINRNRQTKIYNRNEYHEDRFYNNRYDRYGPRYDGRNPYQQNVDQYQLNNDQYQQNTDQNQQNTDQFSTMEKPVVKYLNLYEEFPFWFDIPENNYEPIPHLKMFNGVYHFKYPIRDILPFTPNEGLEVMIVATVGDYFLDEILEGYSSARIYNSSIKLKFVGDSPQVFKPGMPVHSYLVATYHDGSPLPQNKLYGSHMEISANIDMRNGGGRNIAPKEIFMQEKDGVWEYRLDVKRELGLEGSQGYEELSTIRSIKLQANFRDGFGQLTTAELLLLAHFSPNDQHIKLTTSTITPEVGEFMIFHIRSNYYISSFQYLIISKGIVLLADTQDMNDFVSTLAIGLSAEMAPVATMVVWHVNRYGYVTVDSLTFPVNGISRNKFQVFINNLKARTGHEVEVAIYGEPGSYVGVSGIDKSFYTMQAGNELTYGKVISKMATFDENITLHSHSWFSHEGSPDEVMYFPSSSYGIDANRTFQYAGLVVFSDVPLPNRYSLCDATQGWAECLSGRCYRIEKKCDFYMDCDDGTDEAGCNYGNETELALFRKFRFNRLQRQYENVWIWKDINISPHGRYIFNVPVPARPVHWMVSAFSMSPSRGFGMLQRAIEYVGVLPFFINLEMPNTCMQGEQVGLRVTVFNYMTTNVEAQVVLNGSPDYKFVHVEENGVVRAYNPRTSYGEHQFFIFIKAQDAEVVYIPIVPQRLGDITVSVHASTLIGEDRATRTLHVESDGIPQYRHQSVLLDLSNRAFTFQYMHVNITETPMIPYQYDRYYVYGSNKARVSVVGDVVGPIFPTMPVNATSLLHLPMDSAEQNIFSFAANMYTILYMRYTQQRNRTLEKLAFLYMNIGYQRQLSFMQPDGSFSLFRSDWNQSAPSVWVTAYAARIFQEASFYEWENYIYIDPMVIAKAVEWVLGHQNEYGAFYETTWLPDRKYNYTLNIDNDDISHRNITLTAHVLITLEAVKDLTSGLSGKVVTAQKKAIHWLERNMQLLSEKGRPFDVALVAYALMKSKAPNAETAFIELSRRQRFDGGLLYWGRKKIPQPPSKIENQKPFLLPRLPYEYDSENIETTALGLLVYVARQEIYVDNIVRWLNTQRLSDGGWASTSDTAYAMKALIEYTSAQRIRDISSLTVQVEATALPRNPNNRTSSGKIMHVNDKNRAKLQYIDIPNAWGTVKVEARGTGYAILQMSVQYNVDIARFQTPPPVPAFELRNRPVFSGRNQSHITYVTCQRWINLNESERSGMAVLDVTIPTGYIIQQQDLDSYVLSRRVRNLQRARFQERKVLFYFDYLDNEDTCIDFTVERWYPVANMSRFLPIRVYDYYAPERFNETIFDALSTYVLDICQVCGSSQCPYCGIYNSAPIPMSFVNPLLLACLLLLCSYFKT, from the exons ATGCGAATACTGCTCATCTACGGGACCCTGCTGGTGGCGTCGCGTGGTCGGGCACAGGTCACGGACTCGAATTATCAATTCGACCCCTACAACCCCAACCCCCCGAGCAACCCTGGTCCACCGGGCCCGGATAGAAACGGCCCTCCACAGCCACCGCCGCCCCCAAACTACAACCCTGACCCGCAGTTCGGGGGCGGGGGAGGTCCCGTTCAGTTCCCCGACCAGGGGAACGGCGGCGGAGGTGGCGTTCCCTACGGAGGGGGGCAACAGTTCGACCAGTTCGGGAAGACCGACCAGTTCGGCAGGCCCGATTATGGGGGCGCGCCGCCCCAGGGCCCCTGGGACAACGGTTACAATTTCGACAGGGATACCGCAACGGAGATCAAGGAGGC AACCTACATGGCCGTTGCGTCAACGTTGGTGAGGCCGGgccatttatacagggtgtcagtTACTGTACTGCAGGAAAAACAGCCTATGGTTGTGAGAGCCTCCATCCAAAGAAACGGTGTAGAGATGTCAGCTGATCATAAGGCTGTGAAGGAGGGAATACAAGAAACTCTGCTGATGAGG gTACCGTCCACCAGTGACCCTGGTGAATACAGACTACGTTTGGAAGGTTTCTACGAAAATGTCCTCGGAGGTTCAGCCTTTGTTAACGAGACCAAACTCATATTCTCCCAGAGGTCCAAGacaatttttatacaaatagaaAAACCGTTCTACAAGCAAGGAGAAAATG TTCGTTTTAGAACAATACCCATCAATACCGAACTGAAAGCTTACAACGATGCCATAGACGTCTTTATGCTGGATCCAAGCGGTCACATAATGAAGAGGTGGCTTTCCAGACAGTCCAATCTTGGTACAGTCAGTTTGGACTATCAACTTTCGGACCAGCCCGTGTTTGGAGAGTGGAAGATTAGGATTATTGCACAAGGGCAAACTGAAGAATCCACCTTCTTGGTGGAGGAATATTATCAAACAAGATTTGAG GTAAATGTAACTATGCCCGCTTTCTTCTTCAACACTGACGAGTATATCGAAGGTGTTGTGATGGCAAATTACACAAGTGGCGGTCCAGTCAGTGGGAACCTCACCCTTAAGGCTATCATCAAACCGATAGCCCCCATCGATGTGAACCAGATGATCAATAGGAATAGACAGACGAAAATCTACAACAGGAATGAATACCACGAGGACAGATTTTATAATAACAGATATGACAGATACGGTCCACGTTATGATGGACGAAACCCTTACCAACAAAACGTTGACCAGTATCAGTTGAATAACGATCAGTATCAGCAGAACACTGATCAGAACCAGCAGAATACTGATCAGTTCAGCACCATGGAGAAACCTGTGGTCAAGTATTTGAATTTG tatGAAGAGTTCCCATTCTGGTTTGATATACCAGAAAATAATTATGAGCCTATCCCTCATCTGAAAATG ttcaaCGGTGTCTACCATTTCAAATATCCCATCAGAGACATATTGCCGTTTACACCGAATGAGGGTTTGGAGGTTATGATTGTGGCCACCGTAGGTGACTACTTCCTGGATGAAATTTTGGAAGGTTATTCTAGCGCTAGAATTTATAACTCATCGATCAAACTGAAGTTTGTTGGTGACTCACCACAAGTGTTCAAACCAGGAATGCCAGTTCACTCTTAt CTTGTAGCAACATACCATGATGGCTCACCGCTTCCTCAAAATAAACTGTACGGCAGTCACATGGAAATATCAGCAAACATAGACATGAGGAATGGAGGAGGTAGGAATATAGCCCCCAAAGAAATATTTATGCAAGAGAAGGATGGCGTCTGGGAATATAGGTTGGACGTCAAGAGAGAACTGGGACTCGAAGGTTCCCAAGGCTACGAAGAGCTGAGTACCATAA GATCGATTAAACTGCAAGCCAACTTCAGAGATGGTTTCGGACAACTCACTACCGCTGAACTTCTACTTTTGGCCCATTTCAGTCCGAACGATCAACATATCAAACTAACAACTTCCACTATCACTCCGGAG GTCGGAGAGTTCATGATTTTCCATATCAGAAGCAACTATTACATATCAAGTTTCCAATATCTCATCATATCCAAGGGAATTGTTCTGCTGGCAGATACCCAAGATATGAACGATTTCGTCAGTACCTTGGCCATCGGTTTGAGTGCAGAGATGGCGCCAGTGGCTACGATGGTTGTTTGGCATGTTAACCGGTACGGTTATGTCACTGTTGACAGTTTGACGTTCCCCGTTAATGGCATCAGTCGGAATAAG TTCCAAGTGTTCATAAACAATCTGAAAGCTCGAACCGGTCATGAGGTGGAAGTGGCAATATATGGAGAACCCGGTTCTTATGTCGGTGTCTCCGGAATAGACAAATCCTTCTACACCATGCAGGCAGGTAACGAACTGACCTACGGGAAGGTTATCTCAAAGATGGCCACGTTCGATGAGAACATAACCTTGCACAGCCACTCTTGGTTTTCACACGAAGGCAGTCCCGATGAAGTTATGTATTTCCCATCTTCTTCTTACGGTATTGATGCCAACAGAACCTTCCAATACGCTGGATTGGTTGTCTTCAGCGATGTACCCCTTCCGAACAGATACTCCTTATGTGATGCTACGCAAGGTTGGGCTGAATGCTTGAGCGGTAGATGTTATAGGATTGAGAAGAAGTGCGATTTTTACATGGACTGCGATGATGGAACTGATGAGGCTGGAT GTAACTATGGAAACGAGACTGAGCTAGCACTGTTCAGAAAATTCAGGTTCAACAGATTACAGAGGCAATATGAAAATGTTTGGATTTGGAAAGATATCAACATCAGTCCACACGGTAGATACATCTTCAACGTTCCCGTACCAGCTAGACCCGTTCATTGGATGGTATCTGCTTTCTCTATGAGTCCCTCTAGAGGTTTCGGGATGCTTCAAAGGGCAATTGAG tacgTTGGTGTATTGCCCTTCTTCATCAATTTGGAAATGCCGAACACCTGCATGCAGGGGGAACAGGTTGGCTTACGTGTAACAGTGTTCAATTACATGACGACGAATGTGGAAGCTCAGGTCGTTCTCAATGGCTCGCCGGATTATAAATTTGTACATGTGGAAGAAAACGGAGTTGTTCGAGCTTATAACCCTAGAACTTCGTACGGAGAACACCAGTTCTTTATATTCATAAAG GCTCAAGATGCTGAAGTTGTTTATATTCCGATTGTTCCTCAACGTTTGGGAGATATTACCGTCAGTGTGCACGCTTCTACGCTTATAGGAGAAGATCGGGCTACAAGGACTCTACATGTTGAG TCTGATGGTATACCCCAATACAGGCATCAATCCGTATTGCTCGATCTCAGCAACAGGGCGTTCACCTTCCAATACATGCACGTCAACATAACCGAAACCCCCATGATACCCTACCAATACGACAGGTACTATGTGTACGGTTCCAACAAGGCCAGGGTGTCGGTAGTTGGAGACGTGGTGGGCCCCATCTTCCCCACCATGCCGGTCAACGCCACCTCTCTTTTACATCTACCCATGGATTCGGCCGAACAGAACATATTCTCGTTCGCCGCCAACATGTACACCATCCTCTATATGCGTTATACGCAGCAGAGGAACAGGACTTTGGAGAAGTTGGCCTTCTTATACATGAACATCGGTTATCAGAGGCAGCTGTCGTTTATGCAGCCGGATGGTTCTTTCAGTTTATTCAGAAGTGATTG GAATCAATCCGCACCCTCAGTTTGGGTAACTGCATACGCAGCTAGAATTTTCCAAGAAGCCAGCTTCTACGAATGGGAAAATTACATTTACATCGACCCAATGGTGATCGCCAAAGCTGTAGAATGGGTTTTGGGGCATCAGAACGAATACGGAGCGTTTTACGAAACCACTTGGTTACCGGACAGAAAGTACAACTACACTCTGAATATCGACAACGATGACATCTCACATAGGAATATTACATTAACGGCTCACGTATTGATCACCCTGGAAGCTGTCAAGGATCTTACCA gtgGACTGAGTGGTAAAGTCGTAACAGCCCAAAAGAAGGCCATCCACTGGCTGGAAAGAAACATGCAACTTCTGAGCGAGAAAGGTAGACCCTTCGATGTGGCTCTTGTAGCTTACGCCTTGATGAAGAGCAAAGCTCCGAATGCAGAAACAGCTTTCATAGAATTGTCCAGACGACAAAGGTTTGATGGTGGACTACTCTACTGGGGAAGGAAGAAAATACCTCAACCACCTTCTAAAATTGAGAATCAGAAGCCTTTCTTATTGCCCCGTTTGCCCTACGAGTATGATtcggaaaatattgaaacaacggCCTTAGGTCTGCTGGTGTATGTGGCTCGTCAGGAAATCTACGTTGATAATATTGTTAGATGGTTGAACACTCAGAGGTTGAGTGATGGAG GATGGGCTTCAACATCAGACACTGCCTACGCAATGAAAGCTTTGATAGAGTACACTTCTGCCCAACGTATCCGTGATATATCCAGCCTTACGGTTCAGGTAGAGGCAACGGCCCTTCCCAGAAATCCGAACAATAGAACGTCGTCAGGCAAGATAATGCACGTTAACGATAAAAACCGTGCCAAACTTCAATATATCGACATTCCCAACGCTTGGGGTACGGTTAAAGTGGAAGCCAGAGGTACCGGTTATGCTATACTTCAGATGAGCGTCCAGTACAATGTGGACATAGCGAGATTCCAGACTCCGCCCCCTGTGCCTGCTTTCGAGTTGAGGAATAGGCCTGTGTTCTCTGGAAGGAATCAGTCTCACATAACCTACGTTACATGTCAAAG atggATCAATCTCAACGAGTCTGAAAGATCTGGCATGGCTGTATTAGATGTTACCATTCCAACTGGTTACATCATCCAACAGCAGGACTTGGATTCTTATGTATTGTCGAGGAGAGTGAGGAATTTGCAGAGAGCTAGGTTCCAAGAGAGAAAAGTTCTTTTCTACTTCGATTAT TTGGACAACGAAGATACTTGCATCGATTTCACTGTCGAAAGGTGGTATCCTGTAGCAAATATGTCGAGGTTCTTACCTATAAGGGTTTACGACTATTACGCACCAG